The Bemisia tabaci chromosome 8, PGI_BMITA_v3 genome has a segment encoding these proteins:
- the LOC109032557 gene encoding uncharacterized protein isoform X1, which produces MNTIHEDGSVTAAADMENNNTIKCSRVPSTGVAGGDSGDEIRGRAAAETTSCYDSSEPESGIGSSRQNLEEDKTTTDDEERLKLQRAATAVATTVNEKRPTAGFRDDRSAQLKQQGGRQISRLAEGLPRSSSEARIRAPSMAKGMGTPAGRGPLRKPDFFTQQGTVSPLSKHRMQHKRQVTSADLYNKKIPGGTLSRQATSDSLFTTSASMQLHGDAPPLLRKDSKQNLYQKQQLSDSKLGNKRYLLGSSSTGSELSLQAKMLPYHSQLNIPFSNGPFSGSRNDNRGSQFSLSSYPFRNDCEHNNLSMYSQSNSHLDEEQRGEDSQGLTWRRLHMSRAKLKATATTSELLSGFAMIAMVELQINEPTNVPEWLFIMFSICTTILVAVHIFALMISTYLLPNIDAISKLQSTKLVKESPHERMRGFVELAWTFSTVFGLFLFLVEVAILCWVKFWDHSINAAIAATIIVIPVLVIFVIFVFYFYHNLVAFKFKASVSDVKELEAMKKKLDDASPA; this is translated from the exons ATGAACACGATCCACGAGGATGGGAGCGTGACAGCGGCGGCGGACATGGAGAACAACAACACGATCAAATGTTCCCGGGTGCCCTCGACGGGGGTGGCGGGGGGCGATTCGGGGGACGAGATCCGAGGGCGCGCGGCGGCCGAGACGACGAGTTGCTACGACAGCAGCGAGCCCGAGTCGGGGATCGGCTCGTCCCGGCAGAACTTGGAGGAGGACAAGACCACGACCGACGACGAGGAGAGGCTCAAGCTCCAGAGGGCCGCCACCGCCGTCGCCACCACCGTCAACGAGAAGCGGCCCACCGCTGGGTTCAGGGATGATCGCTCCGCACAGCTCAAGCAG caGGGTGGACGGCAGATAAGCCGTCTCGCAGAGGGTCTCCCGCGGTCCTCGTCCGAAGCCAGAATCAGGGCCCCCTCAATGGCGAAAGGGATGGGGACCCCCGCAGGGCGAGGGCCACTTCGAAAGCCGGACTTTTTCACCCAACAGGGCACCGTATCCCCGCTCTCAAAGCACCGTATGCAACACAAACGTCAAGTCACCAGTGCCGATCTCTACAACAAGAAAATCCCTGGAGGCACGCTCAGTCGACAAGCCACGAGCGACAGCCTCTTCACAACATCCGCGTCCATGCAATTACATGGGGATGCTCCGCCCTTGTTACGAAAAGACTCCAAA CAAAACTTGTACCAAAAACAACAACTTAGTGACAGCAAACTAGGAAACAAAAGGTACCTCCTAGGATCGAGTTCAACCGGTAGCGAATTAAGCTTACAGGCAAAAATGCTTCCTTATCATTCGCAGCTAAACATACCGTTTTCCAATGGGCCGTTTTCAG GCAGTAGGAACGATAACAGAGGATCTCAATTTTCATTGTCTAGCTATCCTTTCCGCAATGACTGTGAACACAATAACCTATCGATGTATTCACAG AGCAATTCTCATTTAGATGAGGAGCAGCGAGGAGAAGACAGTCAAGGGTTGACTTGGCGGCGACTTCACATGAGCCGTGCCAAACTTAAGGCAACAGCCACCACCTCTGAACTTCTCTCCGGTTTTGCAATG ATAGCAATGGTGGAGCTCCAAATAAACGAACCGACCAACGTGCCAGAATGGCTGTTCATAATGTTCTCGATCTGCACTACCATCTTAGTCGCCGTGCACATTTTCGCCCTGATGATCAGCACATACCTCCTGCCGAACATAGACGCGATCAGCAAGCTCCAGTCGACGAAACTGGTCAAAGAATCGCCCCACGAGCGAATGCGCGGTTTCGTCGAGCTCGCGTGGACCTTCTCCACCGTTTTCGGGCTCTTCCTATTTTTGGTGGAGGTGGCAATACTGTGCTGGGTCAAATTCTGGGACCACTCCATCAACGCTGCAATCGCCGCGACCATCATCGTCATCCCCGTTCTggtgatttttgtaatttttgtattttacttcTATCATAATTTAGTCGCTTTTAAGTTCAAGGCGTCCGTGTCCGACGTCAAAGAGCTTGAGGCcatgaagaaaaaattggacgaTGCCTCGCCTGCGTGA
- the LOC109032557 gene encoding uncharacterized protein isoform X2 — protein sequence MNTIHEDGSVTAAADMENNNTIKCSRVPSTGVAGGDSGDEIRGRAAAETTSCYDSSEPESGIGSSRQNLEEDKTTTDDEERLKLQRAATAVATTVNEKRPTAGFRDDRSAQLKQGGRQISRLAEGLPRSSSEARIRAPSMAKGMGTPAGRGPLRKPDFFTQQGTVSPLSKHRMQHKRQVTSADLYNKKIPGGTLSRQATSDSLFTTSASMQLHGDAPPLLRKDSKQNLYQKQQLSDSKLGNKRYLLGSSSTGSELSLQAKMLPYHSQLNIPFSNGPFSGSRNDNRGSQFSLSSYPFRNDCEHNNLSMYSQSNSHLDEEQRGEDSQGLTWRRLHMSRAKLKATATTSELLSGFAMIAMVELQINEPTNVPEWLFIMFSICTTILVAVHIFALMISTYLLPNIDAISKLQSTKLVKESPHERMRGFVELAWTFSTVFGLFLFLVEVAILCWVKFWDHSINAAIAATIIVIPVLVIFVIFVFYFYHNLVAFKFKASVSDVKELEAMKKKLDDASPA from the exons ATGAACACGATCCACGAGGATGGGAGCGTGACAGCGGCGGCGGACATGGAGAACAACAACACGATCAAATGTTCCCGGGTGCCCTCGACGGGGGTGGCGGGGGGCGATTCGGGGGACGAGATCCGAGGGCGCGCGGCGGCCGAGACGACGAGTTGCTACGACAGCAGCGAGCCCGAGTCGGGGATCGGCTCGTCCCGGCAGAACTTGGAGGAGGACAAGACCACGACCGACGACGAGGAGAGGCTCAAGCTCCAGAGGGCCGCCACCGCCGTCGCCACCACCGTCAACGAGAAGCGGCCCACCGCTGGGTTCAGGGATGATCGCTCCGCACAGCTCAAGCAG GGTGGACGGCAGATAAGCCGTCTCGCAGAGGGTCTCCCGCGGTCCTCGTCCGAAGCCAGAATCAGGGCCCCCTCAATGGCGAAAGGGATGGGGACCCCCGCAGGGCGAGGGCCACTTCGAAAGCCGGACTTTTTCACCCAACAGGGCACCGTATCCCCGCTCTCAAAGCACCGTATGCAACACAAACGTCAAGTCACCAGTGCCGATCTCTACAACAAGAAAATCCCTGGAGGCACGCTCAGTCGACAAGCCACGAGCGACAGCCTCTTCACAACATCCGCGTCCATGCAATTACATGGGGATGCTCCGCCCTTGTTACGAAAAGACTCCAAA CAAAACTTGTACCAAAAACAACAACTTAGTGACAGCAAACTAGGAAACAAAAGGTACCTCCTAGGATCGAGTTCAACCGGTAGCGAATTAAGCTTACAGGCAAAAATGCTTCCTTATCATTCGCAGCTAAACATACCGTTTTCCAATGGGCCGTTTTCAG GCAGTAGGAACGATAACAGAGGATCTCAATTTTCATTGTCTAGCTATCCTTTCCGCAATGACTGTGAACACAATAACCTATCGATGTATTCACAG AGCAATTCTCATTTAGATGAGGAGCAGCGAGGAGAAGACAGTCAAGGGTTGACTTGGCGGCGACTTCACATGAGCCGTGCCAAACTTAAGGCAACAGCCACCACCTCTGAACTTCTCTCCGGTTTTGCAATG ATAGCAATGGTGGAGCTCCAAATAAACGAACCGACCAACGTGCCAGAATGGCTGTTCATAATGTTCTCGATCTGCACTACCATCTTAGTCGCCGTGCACATTTTCGCCCTGATGATCAGCACATACCTCCTGCCGAACATAGACGCGATCAGCAAGCTCCAGTCGACGAAACTGGTCAAAGAATCGCCCCACGAGCGAATGCGCGGTTTCGTCGAGCTCGCGTGGACCTTCTCCACCGTTTTCGGGCTCTTCCTATTTTTGGTGGAGGTGGCAATACTGTGCTGGGTCAAATTCTGGGACCACTCCATCAACGCTGCAATCGCCGCGACCATCATCGTCATCCCCGTTCTggtgatttttgtaatttttgtattttacttcTATCATAATTTAGTCGCTTTTAAGTTCAAGGCGTCCGTGTCCGACGTCAAAGAGCTTGAGGCcatgaagaaaaaattggacgaTGCCTCGCCTGCGTGA